A genome region from Vibrio tapetis subsp. tapetis includes the following:
- the lptC gene encoding LPS export ABC transporter periplasmic protein LptC — protein sequence MTLPHPIYLLLFFVSCWSAYYLYDHNNKEVIQVVPDVELPVFSGRTLTNTSYNQAGIRNFEIKSKYLEHFSKNGETIFEQLKLSVFRSGHTEEWTVTANKGVMDSDYQLELTGNVLVKNVLPNSGFDTLSTEKLVIQLQSKDFHTNLPVTLFGPQFTTEGQAMKGNFDRNTATLFNQVQGKYETVTP from the coding sequence ATGACACTGCCTCATCCAATCTATCTATTACTTTTCTTTGTCTCTTGTTGGTCAGCCTATTATTTATATGACCACAATAACAAAGAAGTGATCCAGGTTGTGCCTGATGTAGAGTTACCCGTTTTTAGTGGACGAACCCTGACCAACACCAGTTATAATCAAGCTGGGATACGGAATTTTGAGATTAAATCCAAATATTTGGAACATTTTTCAAAAAATGGCGAAACCATATTTGAGCAACTGAAACTGAGTGTATTTAGAAGCGGTCATACTGAAGAGTGGACCGTGACAGCCAACAAAGGTGTCATGGATTCTGACTATCAACTTGAGCTCACAGGCAATGTTTTAGTAAAGAACGTATTACCCAATTCAGGTTTTGATACACTATCAACCGAGAAACTGGTGATACAACTACAAAGTAAAGATTTTCACACCAATTTGCCCGTAACGCTTTTTGGTCCGCAATTCACCACAGAGGGGCAAGCGATGAAAGGGAATTTTGACCGTAATACCGCTACTCTCTTTAACCAAGTGCAAGGTAAATATGAAACTGTTACACCTTAG
- the lptB gene encoding LPS export ABC transporter ATP-binding protein: MAILKAEHLAKSYKKRKVVSDVSLQVKSGQIVGLLGPNGAGKTTSFYMIVGLVARDEGSISIDGQDISILPMHSRSRLGIGYLPQEASIFRKLSVEDNIMAVLETRSELSREERQDKLEDLLDEFHIQHIRTSNGMALSGGERRRVEIARALAANPKFILLDEPFAGVDPISVIDIKKIIQHLRDRGLGVLITDHNVRETLDVCEHAYIVSQGHLIADGTPEQVLNNEQVKRVYLGEQFRL, encoded by the coding sequence ATGGCGATCTTAAAAGCAGAACACCTCGCAAAAAGTTATAAGAAACGCAAAGTTGTTTCTGACGTCAGCTTACAAGTAAAATCGGGCCAAATCGTAGGGTTACTAGGCCCCAACGGCGCAGGAAAAACCACGTCGTTTTATATGATCGTTGGCTTAGTCGCTCGTGATGAGGGCAGTATTAGCATCGACGGACAAGACATCAGTATCTTACCGATGCACAGCCGTTCTCGTTTAGGGATAGGCTATTTGCCTCAAGAAGCATCTATCTTTAGAAAGCTGTCTGTTGAAGACAACATCATGGCGGTGTTAGAAACCAGATCTGAATTGTCCCGAGAAGAACGCCAAGACAAACTGGAAGACTTACTAGACGAATTTCACATCCAGCATATACGTACGAGCAATGGTATGGCGCTCTCAGGCGGTGAACGCCGTCGTGTAGAAATCGCACGCGCACTGGCAGCAAACCCAAAATTCATTTTGCTGGACGAACCGTTTGCTGGGGTCGATCCTATCTCTGTTATCGACATCAAAAAAATTATTCAACATCTACGAGACCGTGGCTTAGGGGTATTAATTACTGACCACAACGTTAGGGAAACCCTTGATGTATGTGAACACGCCTACATTGTAAGCCAAGGGCATTTAATTGCGGATGGGACACCGGAACAAGTTCTCAATAATGAACAAGTAAAACGAGTTTATCTGGGTGAGCAATTCCGTCTATGA
- the ibaG gene encoding BolA family iron metabolism protein IbaG, with protein MDSVEVKKLLDEALNLNEVHVKGEGSHYEVIAVDACFDGMNRVKKQQLIYGPLMAHIQRNDIHALSIKAYTPEELARDKKLMSL; from the coding sequence GTGGACAGCGTAGAAGTAAAAAAACTACTAGACGAAGCATTGAATTTAAATGAAGTGCATGTAAAAGGAGAAGGCAGTCATTATGAAGTGATTGCTGTTGATGCTTGTTTTGATGGTATGAATCGCGTTAAGAAACAACAGCTGATTTATGGCCCGCTTATGGCTCACATCCAACGTAATGACATTCACGCTCTTTCTATCAAGGCGTATACGCCGGAAGAGTTGGCTCGTGATAAGAAACTGATGTCTCTATAA
- a CDS encoding lipid asymmetry maintenance protein MlaB, with product MVQRQWNVTSEHDVQLSGSLDRESVPDLWRIIQAWHPHTNQININLSQVQRVDSAGMVMLIHLLEHAKKQNCHIMFSFVPEQLHTLCRLSNVESILLDHIES from the coding sequence ATGGTGCAACGCCAATGGAATGTGACATCCGAGCATGACGTTCAGCTATCGGGAAGTCTTGATAGAGAAAGCGTGCCAGATTTATGGCGCATCATTCAGGCGTGGCACCCACACACGAACCAAATTAATATTAATTTATCTCAGGTTCAACGTGTTGATTCTGCGGGCATGGTCATGTTGATACATTTATTAGAGCATGCAAAAAAACAAAACTGTCATATAATGTTCAGCTTTGTGCCCGAACAACTGCACACTTTGTGTCGGTTAAGTAATGTAGAATCAATATTGTTAGACCATATAGAAAGCTAG
- the lptA gene encoding lipopolysaccharide transport periplasmic protein LptA gives MKLLHLSLIGLMTFATQTWALSNDTEQPIYIDSDSQSLDMKSSKVTFIGDVTLKQGSINIEADKIIVLRNPKDDSVEQIEAFGETAKFTQLTDEGKTLAGQAQKLKYMVQEDLLTMTGKAELAQDDSLIKGTTIRYQISSQQLMADGSAQERVSTVLQPTQQ, from the coding sequence ATGAAACTGTTACACCTTAGCCTTATAGGGTTAATGACGTTTGCAACCCAAACATGGGCACTAAGCAACGACACAGAGCAACCAATTTACATTGATTCAGACAGTCAATCTCTGGACATGAAGAGCAGTAAAGTCACTTTTATTGGCGATGTGACGCTGAAACAAGGCAGCATCAACATTGAAGCTGACAAGATCATCGTACTAAGAAATCCAAAAGATGACTCGGTAGAACAGATCGAAGCTTTTGGTGAGACGGCCAAGTTTACTCAGCTCACGGACGAAGGTAAAACCTTAGCCGGCCAAGCACAGAAGCTAAAGTACATGGTTCAAGAAGATTTACTAACCATGACAGGTAAAGCAGAGCTGGCTCAGGATGATAGCTTGATAAAAGGCACAACCATTCGCTATCAAATATCTTCACAGCAACTGATGGCTGATGGCAGTGCCCAAGAAAGAGTCTCGACTGTACTGCAGCCAACCCAACAGTAA
- a CDS encoding calcium/sodium antiporter has translation MLVAAALLTVGLILLVWSADKLVYGAAALARNFGISPLVIGMTILAMGSSAPEMMVSATAALEGKTDTAVGNVLGSNIANIALILGITALIKPMSISSGVIRRELPLMIVVTVIAGALLFDNYLGFHEGVLLFVLFAAFILMMLKISRSEKTQGDAFVEDQEAEIPVGVPNKNAIFWVVVGLILLPVAADLLVDNAVIIAKHFGMSDLVIGLTIIAIGTSLPELAASLAGVFKGEDDMAVGNIIGSNVFNILAVMGIPGILNPSVLNELAMGRDFWVMLGVSVLLVVMALGKSRSVNRIEGGILLTVFIAYQGYLLYHLAA, from the coding sequence ATGCTCGTAGCTGCAGCACTGCTTACCGTAGGCTTGATTTTGCTCGTATGGAGTGCAGACAAATTAGTGTATGGCGCCGCCGCGTTAGCACGTAATTTTGGTATATCACCATTGGTGATTGGTATGACTATTCTTGCTATGGGGTCTTCAGCTCCAGAAATGATGGTGTCGGCAACTGCAGCACTTGAAGGGAAGACAGACACCGCAGTTGGTAACGTACTGGGCTCCAACATCGCTAACATAGCGTTAATTTTAGGTATTACAGCACTTATCAAGCCTATGTCAATTAGCTCGGGGGTTATCCGTCGTGAGCTGCCATTGATGATTGTCGTCACCGTTATCGCCGGTGCATTATTGTTTGATAACTACCTCGGTTTTCATGAAGGCGTTCTACTGTTCGTTCTATTCGCGGCATTCATTTTGATGATGCTAAAAATAAGCCGAAGTGAGAAAACCCAAGGCGATGCGTTTGTTGAAGATCAAGAAGCTGAAATCCCAGTTGGGGTTCCCAATAAAAATGCCATATTTTGGGTAGTTGTTGGCCTTATTTTATTACCAGTGGCAGCCGATCTCTTAGTTGATAACGCGGTTATCATTGCCAAGCATTTTGGCATGAGCGACCTCGTTATTGGCCTAACAATTATCGCTATCGGCACCAGCTTGCCTGAACTCGCAGCCTCATTAGCCGGTGTCTTCAAAGGCGAAGACGACATGGCCGTGGGCAATATCATTGGCTCAAATGTATTTAATATCCTAGCGGTAATGGGGATTCCTGGCATTCTGAACCCATCAGTACTGAACGAACTCGCCATGGGTCGAGATTTTTGGGTCATGCTGGGTGTTTCAGTATTGCTTGTGGTCATGGCACTAGGTAAATCACGCAGTGTGAATCGTATTGAAGGCGGCATATTGCTTACTGTATTCATCGCTTACCAAGGCTACCTTCTATACCACCTAGCGGCTTAA
- the murA gene encoding UDP-N-acetylglucosamine 1-carboxyvinyltransferase: protein MEKFRVKGSSAPLSGEVSISGAKNAALPILFAAILAEEPVEVTNVPKLRDIDTTMELLTRLGAKVERNGSVHVDGRGIDQFCAPYDLVKTMRASIWALGPLVARFGKGQVSLPGGCAIGARPVDLHIHGLEQLGATITLEEGYVKAEVDGRLKGAHVVMDKVSVGATITVMCAATLAEGKTVLDNAAREPEIVDTADFLNTLGAKITGAGTDTITIEGVERLGGGKHAVVADRIETGTFLVAAAVSGGKVVCRNTKASLLEAALAKLEEAGALIETGDDWISLDMTDRKLKAVSIRTAPHPGFPTDMQAQFTLLNMIAEGSGVITETIFENRFMHVPELMRMGAKADIEGNTVICGDTEGLSGAQVMATDLRASASLVIAGCIAEGDTIVDRIYHIDRGYDRIENKLAKLGANIERFRETS, encoded by the coding sequence ATGGAAAAGTTTCGAGTAAAAGGTTCTTCTGCCCCTCTGAGTGGCGAAGTCTCAATTTCAGGCGCTAAAAATGCAGCCTTACCTATTTTGTTTGCTGCTATTTTAGCTGAAGAGCCAGTAGAAGTGACCAATGTCCCTAAACTACGTGATATCGACACCACAATGGAGTTGCTAACACGCTTAGGTGCAAAAGTAGAACGAAATGGTTCAGTTCATGTCGATGGACGTGGTATTGATCAATTTTGTGCTCCTTACGATTTAGTAAAAACCATGCGCGCGTCAATATGGGCTTTGGGGCCTTTGGTTGCTCGTTTTGGTAAAGGCCAAGTGTCGCTACCTGGCGGCTGCGCTATTGGTGCGCGTCCGGTCGATTTGCACATTCATGGCTTAGAGCAACTGGGTGCAACCATTACCCTTGAAGAAGGCTACGTGAAAGCGGAAGTTGATGGTCGCTTAAAAGGCGCTCATGTTGTGATGGACAAAGTGAGTGTTGGCGCAACAATTACCGTGATGTGTGCTGCAACACTGGCAGAAGGCAAAACCGTGCTTGATAACGCCGCTCGTGAGCCAGAAATCGTCGATACGGCGGATTTCTTGAATACACTTGGTGCAAAAATCACAGGCGCAGGAACAGACACCATCACGATTGAAGGCGTTGAACGTCTTGGTGGCGGTAAGCACGCCGTGGTCGCTGATCGTATTGAAACGGGTACTTTCCTTGTTGCTGCTGCCGTGTCTGGTGGTAAAGTAGTGTGTCGCAATACCAAAGCCTCTTTGCTTGAAGCGGCACTGGCTAAGCTGGAAGAAGCGGGCGCTTTAATCGAAACCGGTGATGACTGGATCAGCCTAGATATGACGGATCGCAAGCTTAAAGCGGTGTCTATTCGTACTGCTCCGCACCCGGGTTTCCCTACCGACATGCAAGCTCAGTTTACTTTGCTAAACATGATCGCAGAGGGAAGTGGTGTGATTACCGAAACGATCTTCGAAAATCGCTTTATGCACGTACCAGAACTTATGCGTATGGGTGCCAAAGCAGACATTGAAGGTAATACCGTTATCTGCGGTGATACCGAAGGATTAAGTGGCGCTCAAGTGATGGCGACCGACCTACGTGCTTCGGCAAGTTTGGTTATTGCGGGCTGTATTGCTGAAGGTGATACTATCGTAGATCGTATTTATCATATTGATCGTGGCTACGACCGAATTGAAAACAAACTTGCTAAACTCGGCGCAAATATAGAGCGCTTTAGAGAAACAAGTTAA
- the kdsD gene encoding arabinose-5-phosphate isomerase KdsD, giving the protein MSVRLESNSFDFCQAAKRVLEVEVAGINQLNQYFDESFTHACQSILASKGKVVVMGMGKSGHIGKKIAASLASTGTSAFFVHPGEASHGDLGMVEPGDIVLAISNSGESSEILSLFPVLKRLNIQIIAMTGKPASNMATLADVHLCIGMPEEACPLGLAPTTSTTATLVMGDALSVALLQARGFTADDFALSHPGGALGRKLLLKLSDIMQTGAALPQVTPDALVRDALLEISQKGLGMTAIVDSAQQVLGIFTDGDLRRLLDKRIDVHSTNIGDVMTKNPTVGNPNMLAVEAVNMMQEKSITGLLLCEQGKLVGALNIHHLLKAGVM; this is encoded by the coding sequence ATGTCTGTACGATTGGAATCAAATTCTTTTGACTTTTGCCAAGCCGCAAAGCGTGTACTAGAAGTTGAAGTGGCTGGAATTAATCAACTTAACCAGTATTTTGATGAATCATTTACCCATGCATGCCAGTCTATTCTTGCCAGTAAAGGCAAAGTCGTCGTGATGGGCATGGGTAAATCCGGACACATAGGGAAAAAAATTGCAGCGTCTTTAGCCAGTACCGGTACCTCTGCATTTTTTGTACACCCCGGCGAAGCATCTCACGGTGATTTAGGCATGGTAGAACCTGGTGACATCGTTTTAGCGATCTCCAATTCTGGCGAATCATCAGAAATTTTATCGTTGTTTCCAGTACTTAAGCGACTGAACATTCAGATTATTGCCATGACAGGCAAGCCAGCATCAAACATGGCAACATTGGCAGATGTGCATCTATGCATTGGTATGCCAGAAGAAGCCTGCCCTCTTGGCCTAGCGCCAACGACAAGCACAACAGCGACACTGGTGATGGGCGATGCACTTTCGGTTGCTCTGCTACAGGCTAGAGGCTTTACCGCTGATGACTTTGCATTATCTCACCCCGGTGGCGCTCTTGGTCGTAAATTGTTATTGAAGCTCAGTGACATCATGCAAACGGGCGCAGCGCTTCCTCAGGTAACCCCTGACGCTCTTGTTCGAGATGCCTTGCTAGAGATATCACAAAAAGGCTTGGGCATGACCGCTATTGTTGATAGTGCTCAGCAAGTTTTAGGTATCTTTACCGATGGCGATCTTCGCCGCCTACTGGATAAGCGCATTGATGTGCATAGCACGAACATTGGTGACGTGATGACGAAAAACCCAACCGTGGGTAATCCAAATATGCTTGCCGTAGAAGCTGTTAACATGATGCAAGAAAAGAGCATCACAGGGTTGTTGCTGTGCGAGCAAGGCAAACTGGTGGGTGCACTGAACATCCACCACCTACTGAAAGCAGGGGTCATGTAA
- the mlaE gene encoding lipid asymmetry maintenance ABC transporter permease subunit MlaE translates to MNANSVLDYVASIGSRTISLCRSWGRASMMLFGALASKPQPIKNFPLLLKQLYSVGVQSMVIIVLSGLFIGMVLSLQGYVVLVDFGAEGALGQMVALSLLRELGPVVTALLFAGRAGSALTAEIGLMKATEQLSSLEMMAVDPLKRIIAPRFWAGFISMPLLTMIFMAVGIWGGQLVGVDWKGIDHGSFWSSMQASVELGQDIGNSLIKSMVFALTVTWIALFNGYDAIPTSEGISRATTRTVVHSSLAILALDFVLTALMFGN, encoded by the coding sequence ATGAACGCTAATTCAGTCTTGGATTATGTGGCAAGTATAGGTAGCCGCACGATATCGTTGTGCCGCTCTTGGGGCCGAGCATCAATGATGTTATTTGGTGCGCTGGCTTCAAAGCCTCAACCCATTAAAAATTTTCCACTTTTACTTAAGCAGTTGTACAGCGTGGGTGTTCAGTCAATGGTTATCATTGTACTGTCAGGTTTGTTTATTGGTATGGTATTAAGCCTTCAGGGCTATGTCGTGCTGGTGGATTTCGGTGCTGAAGGCGCTCTAGGGCAAATGGTCGCGCTCTCTTTGCTACGAGAATTAGGCCCAGTGGTTACAGCCTTATTGTTTGCAGGTCGCGCGGGTTCAGCATTAACCGCAGAAATAGGCTTGATGAAAGCAACAGAACAACTGTCGAGTTTAGAAATGATGGCCGTTGACCCTCTTAAACGAATAATAGCACCTCGTTTTTGGGCCGGCTTTATCTCGATGCCATTGCTAACCATGATATTTATGGCGGTAGGCATTTGGGGCGGGCAACTGGTCGGCGTCGACTGGAAAGGCATTGACCATGGTAGTTTTTGGTCATCAATGCAAGCTTCGGTAGAGTTGGGGCAAGACATAGGCAACAGCTTAATTAAAAGCATGGTGTTTGCTTTGACGGTTACTTGGATTGCTTTATTTAACGGATACGACGCGATCCCTACTTCGGAAGGGATCAGCCGCGCTACAACAAGAACCGTGGTGCACTCTTCTCTCGCTATATTGGCGTTAGACTTTGTACTCACCGCTTTGATGTTTGGGAATTAA
- a CDS encoding 1-acylglycerol-3-phosphate O-acyltransferase: MIAFLRLIAVAIFAILMFVFGCGYCLLSPRNPKHVFTFGRYFGYMSRVFGIKLELRIPDDAYERGQHVYVANHQNSWDLFTISSAVTPKVVTVGKKSLMWLPLFGQLYWITGNILIDRANRSKAVGTIGQVVEQIKATGVSVWMFPEGTRSRGRGLLPFKTGAFHAAIGAEVPVIPIVCSTTQDKVKLNRWNNGHVIVEMLPPVSVEGYGKENVRELANVCREQMKEKLAELDAEVEILNQKK; this comes from the coding sequence ATGATCGCCTTTTTACGTCTTATCGCTGTAGCGATATTTGCCATCTTGATGTTTGTATTTGGCTGTGGCTATTGCCTATTAAGCCCTCGAAACCCGAAACATGTATTCACTTTTGGTCGTTACTTTGGCTATATGTCACGAGTGTTTGGCATCAAGCTAGAGCTACGAATTCCGGATGATGCTTATGAGCGTGGTCAGCATGTTTATGTGGCTAATCATCAGAACTCTTGGGATCTCTTTACTATTTCATCAGCGGTAACACCAAAAGTAGTAACGGTTGGTAAAAAGAGCCTTATGTGGTTGCCATTGTTCGGTCAGCTGTATTGGATTACGGGGAACATACTGATTGACCGAGCAAATCGTTCAAAAGCAGTAGGCACTATTGGTCAGGTTGTAGAGCAAATCAAAGCAACGGGCGTGTCAGTGTGGATGTTCCCTGAAGGAACACGCTCGCGTGGGCGTGGTTTATTACCATTTAAAACCGGTGCTTTTCATGCGGCTATTGGTGCTGAAGTTCCGGTTATCCCAATTGTTTGCAGTACGACTCAAGATAAAGTGAAATTAAACCGTTGGAATAATGGTCACGTCATCGTTGAAATGTTGCCTCCTGTCAGTGTTGAAGGCTACGGCAAAGAAAATGTTCGTGAGCTAGCGAATGTCTGCCGCGAACAAATGAAAGAGAAACTGGCTGAGCTTGATGCGGAAGTAGAAATTCTTAATCAGAAAAAATAG
- the mlaF gene encoding phospholipid ABC transporter ATP-binding protein MlaF, with translation MSTKDSVIIRNLSFSRGDRVIFDDIDLDIPRGKITAIMGPSGIGKTTLLRLIGGQIAPESGEIQFEQWNIPSLSRKELYQARKKMSMLFQSGALFTDINVFENVAFPLREHTELSEELIRTIVLLKLEAVGLRGAAALMPSELSGGMARRAALARAIALDPELIMYDEPFVGQDPITMGVLVELISNLNKALGLTSIVVSHDVPEVMSIADKVYLLADGKVIAYGSPSELTNNPAEDVQQFLRGFADGPVPFSFPAKSLQEDLFDER, from the coding sequence ATGTCGACAAAGGATTCGGTCATTATTCGAAATTTATCTTTCTCTCGTGGAGACAGAGTAATTTTTGACGACATTGATTTAGACATTCCTCGTGGAAAAATCACAGCGATCATGGGGCCATCAGGTATCGGTAAAACGACTCTGTTGCGTTTGATCGGTGGTCAAATAGCGCCTGAGTCTGGCGAGATCCAATTTGAACAATGGAATATACCGTCTTTAAGCCGCAAAGAACTATACCAAGCTCGTAAAAAAATGAGTATGTTGTTTCAGTCGGGTGCCCTGTTTACGGACATTAACGTATTCGAGAACGTCGCTTTTCCACTAAGAGAGCACACGGAACTTTCTGAAGAACTTATCCGCACCATTGTCTTGTTGAAACTTGAGGCCGTGGGGTTACGTGGCGCTGCAGCGTTGATGCCGAGCGAACTATCAGGTGGCATGGCTAGAAGAGCTGCTTTGGCTCGTGCAATCGCGCTCGATCCAGAATTGATCATGTACGATGAACCTTTTGTGGGGCAAGATCCTATTACGATGGGGGTTCTCGTTGAATTAATCAGTAACTTAAACAAGGCACTTGGCTTGACGTCAATAGTGGTTTCTCATGACGTTCCGGAAGTGATGAGTATTGCTGATAAAGTGTATTTGTTGGCTGATGGGAAAGTCATTGCTTACGGCTCTCCTAGTGAGCTTACTAATAACCCGGCAGAAGACGTTCAGCAGTTCTTACGTGGATTTGCGGATGGCCCGGTGCCATTTAGCTTCCCAGCAAAAAGCTTACAAGAGGACTTGTTTGATGAACGCTAA
- a CDS encoding phospholipid-binding protein MlaC encodes MATLKQWISTAVITMLTSFSVSATEDINRTEPYQMMKAVADKTFTRLKEQQPEIKQNPDHLKVIVEEELMPYVNDRYAALKLLGPNLKKAKKEDVRVFIDAFRAYLVTSYAQVLTQYTDQQIVFSPERDIDPERRIMSISVEIVDKPNPNIKLDFKLRKDKKTAEWAAFDMVAEGISLLSSKQSEWNGKIRKDGILAVSKELQNIANQSITVKEK; translated from the coding sequence ATGGCGACTTTGAAACAGTGGATTTCAACGGCAGTAATTACCATGCTGACCAGCTTTTCTGTGTCTGCAACTGAAGACATTAACAGAACTGAGCCTTATCAAATGATGAAGGCTGTAGCAGATAAAACGTTTACTCGTCTGAAAGAGCAACAGCCCGAAATTAAGCAGAATCCAGATCACTTGAAAGTGATCGTGGAAGAAGAACTGATGCCTTACGTTAACGACCGCTATGCAGCCTTAAAATTGCTGGGGCCAAACTTAAAGAAGGCCAAGAAAGAAGACGTTCGCGTATTTATCGATGCATTTAGGGCTTATCTGGTCACATCTTATGCTCAGGTGCTCACTCAGTATACCGATCAGCAGATCGTATTTTCTCCAGAGCGTGATATTGACCCAGAACGTCGAATTATGTCGATTTCAGTAGAAATTGTTGATAAACCGAATCCCAATATAAAGCTCGACTTTAAGTTGCGTAAAGACAAAAAAACGGCTGAATGGGCTGCATTCGATATGGTTGCTGAAGGCATCAGTTTGCTTTCCAGTAAGCAATCAGAATGGAATGGAAAAATCAGAAAAGATGGCATTCTTGCAGTCAGTAAAGAGCTGCAAAACATTGCTAATCAATCGATTACCGTAAAGGAAAAATAA
- the mlaD gene encoding outer membrane lipid asymmetry maintenance protein MlaD, whose translation MQQTRKTELLVGGFVLASIIAVLVMIIEVADVRSFGSSETYSLKAQFDNIGSLKPRSPVKIGGVVVGRVSDITLDLEQYLPVVTIEIETKFGQFPETSSAQILTSGLIGEQYIGLVPGFVDEDIDMLANGDFIEDTKSALVLEDLIGQVLYRVGGDATTSEVQ comes from the coding sequence ATGCAACAGACACGTAAAACAGAATTACTGGTTGGCGGCTTTGTATTAGCCAGCATTATTGCTGTATTGGTTATGATTATTGAAGTTGCGGATGTTAGGAGTTTCGGTTCTAGTGAAACATACTCGCTCAAAGCTCAATTTGATAATATCGGCAGCCTGAAACCTCGATCTCCCGTTAAAATTGGCGGTGTTGTTGTGGGGCGAGTGAGTGATATTACTTTAGATTTAGAGCAGTACTTACCTGTTGTGACAATAGAGATTGAAACCAAATTCGGACAGTTTCCTGAAACCTCAAGCGCTCAGATCCTCACGTCGGGCTTGATTGGGGAGCAATACATTGGCTTGGTTCCAGGTTTTGTCGATGAAGATATCGATATGTTGGCAAACGGGGACTTTATTGAAGACACTAAATCAGCGCTAGTACTTGAAGATTTGATTGGACAAGTGCTGTATCGAGTTGGCGGTGATGCAACTACATCGGAGGTTCAATAA
- a CDS encoding RidA family protein, protein MTKVLHTDSAPAAIGPYVQGVDLGNMVMTSGQIPVNPATGEVPEAIADQARQSLANVKAVVESSGLSVTDIVKMTVFAKDLNDFGAVNEVYGAFFDEHNVANYPARSCVEVARLPKDVLIEIEAIAVRK, encoded by the coding sequence ATGACTAAAGTACTTCATACTGACTCTGCACCAGCAGCTATTGGCCCATACGTACAAGGCGTTGACCTTGGCAACATGGTTATGACTTCAGGCCAAATCCCGGTAAATCCTGCGACTGGTGAAGTACCAGAGGCAATTGCAGATCAAGCTCGTCAATCTTTAGCTAACGTAAAAGCCGTTGTCGAGTCTTCAGGCCTAAGCGTAACAGACATCGTTAAAATGACGGTTTTTGCAAAAGATTTGAATGATTTTGGCGCGGTAAATGAGGTGTACGGTGCGTTCTTTGATGAACATAACGTTGCTAACTACCCAGCACGTTCTTGCGTTGAAGTAGCTCGCTTACCAAAAGACGTTCTGATTGAAATCGAAGCTATCGCGGTTCGTAAATAG
- the kdsC gene encoding 3-deoxy-manno-octulosonate-8-phosphatase KdsC — protein MNHSLITTLYGNVEQSVFNAARDIKLLICDVDGVFSDGLIYMGNQGEELKTFHTRDGYGVKSLMNAGIEIAIITGRKSQIVENRMRALGINLIYQGQDDKIKAYHDICSKLNISPEHTGYIGDDLIDWPVMELVALKVCVADGHPLLIQRANYVTHIKGGHGAVREVCDLILEARGELDVHKGLSI, from the coding sequence ATGAATCACTCATTGATTACCACACTGTACGGCAACGTTGAGCAAAGCGTGTTTAACGCGGCTCGTGATATTAAGCTGCTGATCTGTGACGTTGACGGCGTTTTCTCTGATGGCCTTATCTACATGGGCAATCAAGGGGAAGAGCTGAAGACTTTCCATACGCGTGATGGCTATGGTGTAAAATCCTTAATGAACGCTGGCATTGAAATTGCCATCATTACAGGGCGAAAGTCACAGATAGTCGAAAACCGCATGCGCGCCCTTGGTATTAATTTGATTTACCAAGGTCAAGACGACAAAATAAAAGCCTATCATGATATTTGCAGTAAATTGAATATCTCTCCAGAGCATACTGGGTATATCGGTGATGACCTTATTGACTGGCCCGTCATGGAACTAGTGGCTCTTAAAGTCTGCGTAGCCGATGGTCACCCATTACTTATCCAACGCGCAAACTATGTCACCCATATTAAGGGCGGTCATGGCGCCGTACGTGAGGTGTGCGATTTAATACTAGAAGCTCGCGGCGAACTTGATGTCCATAAAGGCTTGAGCATATGA